One Natrinema longum genomic window carries:
- a CDS encoding DUF7523 family protein, with translation MSLAAETRRAVTQHPFLLTALRADVVNYTAAARFLAVEGEPDAIATALRRYADELPSYETESRDVRVRMESGIGPLEGETEATIDDALVTIGGTAFGPCGGDRTAIIATGDVEPADLAAVLARLSVADSSPKAAGIADGTMVIVVDRLEGADALRTVEGALENAVSNPTRG, from the coding sequence ATGTCACTGGCAGCCGAGACGCGCCGAGCGGTCACCCAGCATCCGTTCTTGCTGACCGCGCTGCGGGCCGACGTCGTCAACTACACCGCCGCCGCCCGATTTCTCGCGGTCGAGGGGGAGCCCGACGCGATCGCGACGGCGCTGCGGCGCTACGCCGACGAGTTGCCGAGCTACGAAACCGAGTCGCGAGACGTTCGCGTCCGAATGGAAAGCGGGATCGGCCCGCTCGAGGGCGAGACGGAGGCCACGATCGACGACGCGCTCGTCACCATCGGTGGCACGGCGTTCGGGCCCTGTGGCGGTGATCGGACCGCCATCATCGCGACCGGCGACGTCGAACCGGCCGATCTCGCAGCGGTGCTCGCGCGGCTCTCGGTTGCGGACAGTTCCCCGAAAGCGGCGGGCATCGCCGATGGAACGATGGTAATCGTGGTCGATCGCCTCGAGGGTGCAGACGCGCTTCGGACGGTCGAGGGGGCACTCGAGAACGCGGTGAGCAACCCGACGCGAGGATGA
- a CDS encoding CNNM domain-containing protein — protein sequence MNSLVIGGRLFAGVLLILANAFFVAIEFALTRARQFSEEEFVGDTPKLQRAWEMTDDLELYLTTCQVGITASSIAVGIVAEPALAAIFEPFFENTALATIGSGAILAFLIINLVHLTHGEQTPTYLGVERSRLVCRYGATPLYWFYRIISPVITLGDGIAKLTLKLFGIEMTGAWLETEEDVIESRADLRNRLGSVLEEGDLSEERREEVMNAFAIGEQPIQEVMVPPEEIVSLSTEATPEENFRKMEERPQTRYPLVGETMTDFRGIVYAPVFVRHREKLAAGDIDFAELAAPPMTLSPDADVSDAVDQFQAENQELALVIEDGDVVGLVTVTDLLEAVMGDIEDPLDQAQLDPVDR from the coding sequence ATGAATTCGCTCGTCATCGGCGGGCGGTTGTTCGCAGGCGTGTTGCTCATCCTGGCGAACGCCTTCTTCGTTGCCATCGAGTTCGCGTTGACACGCGCGCGGCAGTTCAGCGAGGAGGAATTCGTCGGTGATACCCCCAAACTACAGCGAGCGTGGGAGATGACCGACGATCTCGAACTCTATCTCACGACGTGCCAGGTGGGGATTACGGCCTCGAGTATCGCCGTCGGGATCGTCGCCGAACCGGCGCTGGCGGCCATCTTCGAGCCGTTTTTCGAGAATACGGCGCTGGCAACGATCGGGAGCGGGGCGATCCTCGCGTTCCTCATCATCAACCTCGTCCACCTGACCCACGGCGAACAGACGCCGACGTATCTGGGCGTCGAACGGTCGCGGCTGGTCTGTCGGTACGGAGCCACACCGCTGTACTGGTTCTACCGGATCATTTCGCCGGTCATCACGCTCGGCGACGGGATCGCGAAACTGACGCTCAAACTCTTCGGGATCGAGATGACAGGGGCGTGGCTCGAGACCGAGGAGGACGTCATCGAATCGCGGGCCGACCTCCGGAATCGACTCGGGTCCGTTCTCGAGGAAGGCGACCTCTCAGAGGAACGCCGCGAGGAGGTGATGAACGCGTTCGCTATCGGCGAGCAACCGATCCAGGAAGTCATGGTCCCGCCGGAGGAGATCGTCTCGCTGTCGACCGAGGCCACCCCCGAAGAAAACTTCCGGAAGATGGAAGAGCGCCCGCAGACGCGGTATCCGCTGGTCGGCGAGACGATGACCGACTTCCGCGGGATCGTCTACGCACCGGTTTTCGTCCGCCACCGCGAGAAACTGGCCGCGGGCGACATCGACTTCGCCGAACTGGCGGCCCCACCGATGACGCTCTCGCCCGACGCGGACGTCAGCGACGCGGTCGATCAGTTCCAGGCGGAGAATCAGGAACTCGCTTTAGTCATCGAAGACGGGGACGTCGTCGGGCTGGTCACCGTGACCGACCTGCTCGAGGCGGTGATGGGCGACATCGAAGATCCGCTCGATCAGGCACAACTTGATCCGGTCGATCGGTGA
- a CDS encoding BolA family protein, producing MEPAAVEDLIESNLEDADATVTYARDEHDEDHLAATVVSPVFDGLALVQQHQEVYDALGDHMTTDIHALELSTYTPEEYAELEVE from the coding sequence ATGGAGCCAGCAGCCGTCGAAGATCTCATCGAATCGAACCTCGAGGACGCGGACGCGACGGTCACCTACGCGCGGGACGAACACGACGAGGACCACCTCGCCGCGACGGTCGTCTCGCCGGTGTTCGATGGACTGGCGCTCGTCCAGCAACACCAGGAAGTGTACGACGCGCTGGGTGATCACATGACGACCGACATCCACGCCCTCGAACTCTCGACGTACACGCCCGAGGAGTACGCGGAACTCGAGGTCGAGTAG
- a CDS encoding class II fumarate hydratase: protein MADGDDYRIEEDSLGEMQVPADAYWGAQTQRAIQNFPISGITFSRRFVRGLGVVKKAAAQANRDLGLVDDDVAEAIIEAADEVIAGEHDDQFPVDIFQTGSGTSSNMNANEVIANRAAEIMGSGIGDRVVHPNDHVNYGQSSNDVIPTAMHVASLEAVEKDVIPALDTLREALEEKEEEFDDVIKTGRTHLQDATPVTLGQEFSGYRTQVEKGLARVDQVRDHLGELALGGTATGTGLNTHEEFPGRAAEYITKETGVQFREADNHFEAQAAHDAMSEAHGALRTVAGSLNKIANDLRLLASGPRNGLGEIEQPENQPGSSIMPGKINPVVAEAVNQVHKQVVGNDAAVSAGAAEGQIDLNLYKPVLAHNFLESAELISNASQVFGERFVRKLEANEEYCAERVEQSMAMATSLNVHIGYDKASEVAKTALKEDKTVREVVLEKGYLDEEEADEVLDPRKMAERGILGQDD from the coding sequence ATGGCAGACGGAGACGACTACCGAATCGAGGAGGACAGCCTCGGCGAGATGCAAGTGCCGGCGGACGCCTACTGGGGTGCACAGACCCAACGCGCCATCCAGAACTTCCCCATCTCGGGGATCACGTTCAGCCGCCGGTTCGTCCGCGGGCTCGGCGTCGTCAAGAAGGCCGCCGCACAGGCCAACCGCGATCTCGGCCTGGTCGACGACGACGTCGCCGAGGCGATCATCGAGGCCGCCGACGAGGTCATCGCCGGCGAACACGACGACCAGTTCCCGGTCGATATCTTCCAGACCGGCTCGGGCACCTCCTCGAACATGAACGCCAACGAGGTCATCGCCAACCGCGCCGCCGAGATCATGGGCTCGGGGATCGGCGACCGCGTCGTCCACCCCAACGACCACGTCAACTACGGCCAGTCGAGCAACGACGTCATCCCGACCGCGATGCACGTCGCCTCCCTCGAGGCCGTCGAGAAAGACGTCATCCCCGCGCTCGACACCCTCCGCGAAGCGCTCGAGGAGAAAGAAGAGGAGTTCGACGACGTCATCAAGACCGGCCGCACGCACCTGCAGGACGCGACGCCGGTCACGCTCGGCCAGGAGTTCTCGGGCTACCGCACGCAGGTCGAGAAGGGACTGGCCCGCGTCGACCAGGTGCGTGACCACCTCGGCGAACTCGCGCTGGGCGGGACCGCGACCGGGACCGGCCTGAACACCCACGAGGAGTTCCCCGGCCGCGCCGCCGAGTACATCACGAAAGAGACCGGCGTCCAGTTCCGCGAGGCCGACAACCACTTCGAGGCCCAGGCGGCCCACGACGCGATGAGCGAGGCCCACGGCGCGCTTCGGACGGTGGCGGGCTCGCTGAACAAGATCGCCAACGACCTCCGACTGCTGGCCTCCGGGCCGCGCAACGGGCTCGGCGAGATCGAGCAGCCGGAGAACCAGCCCGGCTCCTCGATCATGCCCGGCAAAATCAACCCCGTCGTCGCCGAAGCCGTCAACCAGGTCCACAAGCAGGTCGTCGGCAACGACGCCGCCGTCTCGGCCGGCGCTGCGGAGGGCCAGATCGATCTGAACCTCTACAAGCCCGTGCTGGCCCACAACTTCCTCGAGTCGGCCGAACTCATCTCGAACGCCAGCCAGGTCTTCGGCGAGCGGTTCGTCCGAAAGCTCGAGGCCAACGAGGAGTACTGCGCCGAGCGCGTCGAGCAGTCGATGGCGATGGCCACCTCGCTGAACGTCCACATCGGCTACGACAAGGCCAGCGAGGTCGCCAAGACCGCGCTCAAGGAGGACAAGACCGTTCGCGAAGTCGTCCTCGAGAAGGGCTACCTCGACGAGGAGGAAGCCGACGAGGTGCTCGACCCGCGGAAGATGGCCGAGCGCGGCATTCTCGGACAGGACGACTGA
- a CDS encoding DICT sensory domain-containing protein has translation MHSLRESFEPVTRRRKTLEIHTDEESVITELRHQFDTRNVDVIHHPLGSLDETGFVIIRTDDGEFQGALGIDHFEAILSPDSHPPWELADTDHDHAELFRFLENTLFSSYSRRQMIATSREIEERAWRVGRGRLYAGFQRAGALRAQADIYERFGNRESITVAVFLDDQRDVAFPDPVTVITDAESELGAFWFVVFDGGGNDLHQCALVAEERDPGQYYGFWTFEPAIVGELFAYLERTYAVSEPESDDTTR, from the coding sequence ATGCACTCGCTTCGAGAGAGTTTCGAACCCGTCACACGACGGCGAAAAACGCTCGAGATACACACCGACGAGGAGTCGGTCATCACCGAGCTCCGACACCAGTTCGACACGCGCAACGTCGACGTAATCCACCACCCCCTGGGATCGCTCGACGAGACCGGGTTCGTAATCATCCGAACCGACGACGGAGAATTTCAGGGAGCACTGGGAATCGATCACTTCGAGGCGATACTCTCACCCGACAGTCATCCGCCGTGGGAACTCGCCGACACCGATCACGATCACGCGGAGCTGTTCCGATTCCTCGAGAACACGCTGTTTTCGTCGTACAGCCGTCGACAGATGATCGCTACGTCTCGTGAAATCGAAGAACGGGCCTGGCGCGTCGGTCGCGGCCGATTGTACGCGGGCTTCCAGCGGGCTGGTGCGCTCCGTGCACAGGCCGACATCTACGAACGGTTCGGAAACCGCGAATCGATCACCGTCGCAGTGTTCCTCGACGATCAGCGAGACGTGGCGTTTCCCGACCCCGTGACGGTCATCACGGACGCCGAGAGCGAACTCGGGGCGTTCTGGTTCGTCGTGTTCGACGGCGGCGGGAACGATCTGCATCAGTGTGCCCTGGTCGCCGAGGAACGGGATCCCGGCCAGTACTACGGGTTCTGGACGTTCGAACCGGCGATCGTCGGTGAACTGTTCGCGTATCTCGAGCGGACCTACGCCGTCTCCGAACCCGAAAGCGATGACACCACCCGGTAG
- a CDS encoding universal stress protein: protein MESALCGTEESTRIGGRERANAAVTDTGGFDRVLVAVDGETPAAVGRVAVAEAARHGARVDALSVVRMTASVDGWDVVVERREDSAEAAVDTVGDAAIGTDISVSKRLRYGDPAAEIARYADHNDVDLVVIGEPTRTGLSRYLSPTSVTDRVRRASSVPVLTVPADD, encoded by the coding sequence ATGGAATCGGCGTTGTGCGGGACGGAGGAATCGACCCGAATCGGCGGCCGGGAACGGGCGAACGCAGCAGTCACCGACACAGGCGGGTTCGATCGCGTTCTCGTCGCGGTCGACGGTGAGACGCCCGCTGCGGTCGGCCGGGTCGCGGTCGCGGAGGCCGCCCGACACGGCGCTCGAGTCGACGCGCTGTCGGTCGTCCGCATGACCGCGTCCGTCGACGGCTGGGACGTGGTCGTCGAGCGCCGGGAAGACAGCGCCGAGGCGGCGGTCGATACGGTCGGCGACGCGGCCATTGGAACCGACATCTCGGTCTCGAAACGGCTCCGCTACGGCGATCCGGCCGCGGAGATCGCCCGCTATGCCGACCACAACGACGTCGATCTCGTCGTGATCGGCGAACCGACCCGGACCGGCCTCAGCCGGTACCTCTCGCCGACCAGCGTCACCGACCGCGTCCGCCGGGCGTCGTCGGTGCCGGTCCTGACGGTCCCCGCCGACGATTGA
- a CDS encoding PH domain-containing protein, translating into METLHPRIRLIWIARGAIAAIVLAVALLALDQWRVTVPALAIAAAVVVALLLTVGYAVRRYQVWRFELQADALYLERGVVTFVETAVPFVRVQHVDTQFGPIERVLGLSSVVVYTAGSRNADVRIPGLTPDRARNLQDTLRELAVESEAEDAV; encoded by the coding sequence ATGGAGACGCTTCATCCCCGCATCAGGCTCATCTGGATCGCCCGCGGCGCGATCGCGGCGATCGTCCTCGCCGTCGCCCTCCTCGCCCTCGACCAGTGGCGAGTCACCGTTCCGGCGCTCGCGATCGCGGCCGCCGTCGTCGTCGCACTGCTTCTCACCGTCGGCTACGCCGTCCGCCGCTACCAGGTCTGGCGGTTCGAACTGCAAGCGGACGCCCTCTATCTCGAGCGCGGCGTCGTCACGTTCGTCGAGACCGCCGTCCCGTTCGTCCGCGTCCAGCACGTCGACACGCAGTTCGGGCCCATCGAGCGGGTGCTCGGCCTCTCGAGCGTCGTGGTCTACACGGCCGGCTCCCGGAACGCGGACGTACGGATTCCGGGATTGACGCCCGATCGAGCACGGAACCTGCAGGACACGCTTCGCGAACTGGCCGTCGAGAGCGAGGCCGAGGACGCCGTCTAA
- a CDS encoding PH domain-containing protein, with the protein MERLTPRVRVVWLVFSLLRAAIFGGLVVGAAVALTRTAVWDSPPSVLVPAAVGFAFFIAIAGVLVAWARYGVWRFDLRDDDLYIEHGVFTRIKTVVPYVRVQHVDSRRSPLERTTGLATVVVYTAGSRSSDVAIPGLTPERAEDLQESLRRLAIESEGEDAV; encoded by the coding sequence ATGGAACGGCTCACCCCACGAGTGCGAGTCGTCTGGCTCGTCTTCTCGCTCCTCCGAGCCGCGATCTTCGGCGGTCTCGTCGTCGGCGCAGCGGTCGCCCTCACCCGAACCGCGGTTTGGGACTCCCCACCCTCGGTTCTCGTGCCTGCCGCCGTCGGATTCGCGTTCTTCATCGCTATCGCCGGCGTCCTCGTGGCCTGGGCTCGCTACGGCGTCTGGCGGTTCGATCTCCGGGACGACGATCTCTACATCGAACACGGGGTCTTTACCCGCATCAAAACGGTCGTCCCCTACGTTCGGGTCCAGCACGTCGACTCCCGTCGGTCCCCCCTCGAGCGAACGACCGGTCTCGCGACGGTCGTCGTCTATACGGCCGGCTCCCGGAGTTCGGACGTCGCGATCCCCGGACTGACGCCGGAACGCGCGGAAGATCTCCAGGAGTCGCTTCGCCGACTCGCGATCGAGAGCGAGGGTGAGGACGCCGTATGA
- a CDS encoding NifU family protein: MSESEPEQSSEDAVREAVSLFLRRNFPQIELHGGDSSITDVDLDERRVSINLSGACSGCGVSPMTTQAIQQRLPAEIDGIDHVSVSTGLDGLAEQGSSGPDVPPDTPF; encoded by the coding sequence ATGAGCGAATCCGAACCGGAACAGTCCTCCGAAGACGCCGTCCGCGAAGCCGTCTCGCTGTTCCTCCGACGGAACTTCCCCCAGATCGAACTCCACGGCGGCGACTCGTCGATCACCGACGTCGACCTCGACGAGCGCCGCGTCTCGATCAATCTCAGCGGTGCGTGTAGCGGCTGCGGCGTCAGCCCGATGACGACCCAGGCGATCCAGCAACGGCTGCCGGCCGAGATCGACGGCATCGATCACGTCTCCGTGAGTACCGGCCTCGACGGGCTGGCCGAACAGGGCTCGTCCGGTCCGGATGTCCCACCCGATACGCCGTTTTGA
- a CDS encoding DUF7344 domain-containing protein, with protein MGYDHNMVDISALQSASGEMAVDDVIRTLGNRHARNAIIYLHDHPRATFDELADVLAASEASSDETISTPADRERIRIQLYHAILPRLAEVGFVRFDSETNTVTDTTIPKPVVDALGIGD; from the coding sequence ATGGGCTACGATCACAACATGGTGGACATCTCTGCCCTCCAATCAGCGTCCGGTGAGATGGCGGTCGACGACGTGATCCGCACCCTCGGGAATCGTCACGCTCGAAACGCGATTATCTATCTTCACGACCATCCGAGGGCGACGTTCGACGAGCTCGCCGACGTTCTCGCCGCGAGTGAGGCCAGTAGCGACGAGACGATTTCCACACCAGCCGACCGGGAACGGATCCGTATTCAACTCTACCACGCGATCCTCCCCCGACTCGCCGAGGTCGGGTTCGTTCGATTCGACAGCGAGACGAACACCGTCACCGACACGACGATCCCGAAACCGGTGGTCGACGCGCTGGGGATCGGGGACTAG
- a CDS encoding patatin-like phospholipase family protein, whose protein sequence is MSDTTASVTSRPSEADDSSGLSDDGDRVTPTRVAIACQGGGSHTAFAAGVLRTWLSDGAWDDEFELVGISGTSGGAFNALAVWYGLLSADEPTAADLLESFWTDIAATGYPDRLYNEWLAAFSRLESTGAAVPQVSPYYSPVSELGTAHLARVLERHVDFEAIPALTGVGTPELVVGTVDVQGGEFETFTNDDVTIDAVLASAALPMLFEAVEIDGTAHWDGLFSQNPPVKDLMSGPVERTPEELWVIQINPQTREDTPTTPFEIADRRNELAGNLSLNQELAVVERINRWIADGHLDHPQYTTTTIRRIELRGYHHASKLDRDPEFIDELVRHGESRGREFLEGLELESDVTYPART, encoded by the coding sequence ATGAGCGATACGACAGCGTCGGTGACGTCCCGACCGAGCGAGGCGGACGATTCCAGCGGACTGAGCGACGACGGCGACCGTGTGACTCCGACCCGCGTCGCGATCGCCTGCCAGGGCGGTGGCAGCCATACCGCGTTCGCTGCCGGCGTCCTCCGAACGTGGCTGTCGGACGGAGCGTGGGACGACGAGTTCGAACTCGTGGGAATCAGCGGCACCTCCGGGGGCGCGTTCAACGCGCTCGCCGTCTGGTATGGATTGCTCTCCGCCGACGAACCGACGGCAGCCGATCTCCTCGAGTCGTTCTGGACCGATATCGCGGCGACTGGGTATCCCGATCGGCTGTACAACGAGTGGCTGGCGGCGTTCTCCCGGCTGGAGAGCACCGGCGCTGCAGTCCCGCAGGTGAGCCCGTACTACTCGCCCGTCTCGGAGCTGGGAACAGCCCACCTCGCCCGTGTCCTCGAGCGACACGTCGACTTCGAGGCGATCCCGGCTCTCACCGGCGTCGGGACGCCGGAACTCGTCGTCGGCACGGTCGACGTCCAGGGCGGCGAGTTCGAGACGTTCACCAACGACGACGTGACGATCGACGCGGTCCTCGCGTCGGCCGCGCTGCCGATGCTGTTCGAAGCCGTCGAAATCGATGGGACGGCACACTGGGACGGGCTGTTCTCCCAGAACCCGCCGGTCAAGGACCTGATGTCGGGTCCCGTCGAGCGAACGCCCGAGGAGTTGTGGGTGATCCAGATCAACCCACAGACCCGCGAGGACACTCCCACGACGCCGTTCGAGATCGCAGACCGGCGCAACGAACTCGCCGGAAATCTCTCGCTCAACCAGGAACTGGCGGTCGTCGAGCGGATCAACCGGTGGATCGCCGACGGCCACCTCGATCACCCACAGTACACGACGACGACGATCAGACGGATCGAACTGCGAGGCTATCACCACGCGAGCAAACTCGACCGGGATCCGGAGTTCATCGACGAACTGGTACGTCACGGGGAGAGTCGCGGACGCGAGTTCCTCGAGGGGCTCGAACTCGAGAGCGATGTCACGTATCCGGCCCGAACCTGA
- a CDS encoding PH domain-containing protein, whose amino-acid sequence MNRLHPLSAVSMALQRGVTGFSMPFFVVMILSSFVDAVDIGWVFWLAPIGLVVGVGYGLAYYYRFTYAITADTFDVTSGVFSRRSREIPYRRIQNVDVSQGVLQRVLGLAVVSIETAGGGDTEATLNYVAEDEAERLRSEIRRLTAGAEEPPVDGPTDSAAAADTSPAAEPGPDDRPRDADTPIPLFDLEFRELVLYATTSFRWGAAIFPVMLVVFLQSADSDSQAGAVPAFVFDVAHPFGGPASLDGAAVGPLLVLIAITALQWAAVTYVASAIYTVANYYGFHLGRAGDDFVYERGLIQRYSGSIPVEKVQSVTVTENPLQRLVGYAGLWVETAGYGPDSGGGSQSAVPLAGSDRVYRFAETLTGIESPRFRSPPTLARRRYLVRYAIIGAILVAAAAGLAQVSSLERWYVAAIVFVAVPPAAHLRYVNLGYAVGDDHLVIRTGFWKRRTTVIPYYRIQTVSTRRSIFQRRLGLASLVVDTASSRTFSWGMPTIYDVDLETARELQGTGRERLQSALRERARGDDLGLSVDFT is encoded by the coding sequence ATGAATCGGCTGCACCCACTCAGCGCGGTGTCGATGGCCCTTCAGCGCGGCGTCACCGGATTCTCGATGCCGTTTTTCGTCGTCATGATCCTCTCGAGTTTCGTGGACGCAGTCGATATCGGCTGGGTGTTCTGGCTGGCTCCGATCGGGCTCGTCGTCGGCGTCGGCTACGGCCTCGCGTACTACTACCGGTTTACGTACGCGATCACCGCGGACACCTTCGACGTCACCTCGGGCGTGTTTTCGCGGCGATCTCGCGAGATCCCCTATCGTCGTATCCAGAACGTCGACGTCTCGCAGGGCGTTCTCCAGCGGGTCCTCGGGCTCGCCGTCGTCTCGATCGAGACCGCCGGCGGCGGCGACACCGAGGCGACTCTGAACTACGTCGCCGAGGACGAGGCCGAGCGTCTCCGATCGGAGATCCGCCGGCTGACGGCCGGGGCCGAGGAACCGCCGGTCGACGGTCCGACGGATTCGGCCGCGGCCGCCGACACGTCACCCGCCGCCGAACCCGGGCCTGACGACCGGCCTCGAGACGCCGACACACCGATCCCCCTGTTCGACCTCGAGTTCCGGGAACTCGTCCTCTACGCGACGACGTCGTTTCGCTGGGGAGCCGCGATCTTTCCGGTCATGCTGGTCGTGTTCCTGCAGAGCGCGGACTCGGATTCGCAGGCGGGAGCCGTTCCTGCGTTCGTCTTCGACGTTGCGCATCCCTTCGGCGGCCCGGCGTCGCTCGACGGTGCCGCGGTCGGTCCCCTCCTCGTGTTGATCGCGATCACCGCTCTCCAGTGGGCGGCCGTCACGTACGTTGCGAGTGCGATCTACACGGTCGCGAACTACTACGGGTTCCACCTCGGACGGGCAGGGGACGATTTCGTCTACGAGCGCGGACTGATCCAGCGCTATAGCGGCTCGATCCCCGTCGAGAAGGTCCAGTCGGTCACCGTCACCGAGAACCCGCTTCAGCGACTGGTGGGCTACGCCGGGCTGTGGGTCGAAACTGCGGGCTACGGCCCCGATAGCGGCGGTGGCAGCCAGTCGGCCGTTCCGCTGGCCGGGTCCGATCGCGTCTACCGGTTCGCCGAGACTCTCACCGGCATCGAATCGCCCCGGTTCCGGAGTCCACCGACGCTGGCCCGCCGGCGCTACCTCGTCCGGTACGCCATCATCGGGGCGATCCTCGTCGCTGCGGCCGCCGGACTCGCGCAGGTCTCCAGCCTCGAGCGCTGGTATGTCGCCGCAATCGTCTTCGTTGCGGTCCCGCCCGCAGCGCACCTGAGGTACGTCAACCTCGGGTACGCCGTCGGTGACGACCACCTCGTGATTCGGACCGGGTTCTGGAAGCGGCGGACGACCGTGATCCCCTACTATCGGATCCAGACGGTCTCGACGCGGCGGTCGATCTTTCAGCGCCGACTCGGGCTCGCATCGCTGGTCGTCGACACCGCCAGTTCGCGGACGTTTTCCTGGGGGATGCCGACGATCTACGACGTCGACCTCGAGACGGCACGCGAACTCCAGGGAACTGGCCGGGAACGACTTCAGTCGGCGCTGCGCGAGCGCGCTCGCGGGGACGATCTCGGGCTTTCGGTGGATTTTACCTGA
- a CDS encoding HVO_2901 family zinc finger protein, with product MHTCRNCNQSFQTELALELHRDTCKKGQLFCQVCGERFQEGSATQDGWHYECPNEDCEGDGLQQDLYRVEDVRTATH from the coding sequence ATGCACACCTGTCGTAACTGCAACCAGTCGTTCCAGACCGAACTCGCCCTCGAACTCCACCGGGATACGTGCAAAAAGGGACAACTCTTCTGTCAGGTATGTGGGGAGCGATTCCAGGAAGGAAGCGCGACCCAGGATGGCTGGCACTACGAGTGTCCGAACGAGGACTGCGAGGGTGACGGACTCCAGCAGGACCTCTATCGCGTCGAGGACGTCCGAACCGCGACCCACTAA